From a region of the Mercurialis annua linkage group LG1-X, ddMerAnnu1.2, whole genome shotgun sequence genome:
- the LOC126665541 gene encoding GDSL esterase/lipase WDL1-like isoform X3, translated as MVGPARPQFVLFGSSIVQMSYGNNGWGAVLADLYARKADILLRGYSGWNSRRALQVLDQVFPKEAAIQPSLVIVYFGGNDSIHPHPTGLGPHVPLPEYIDNMRKIALHLKSLSDATRLIFLSSPPVNDDQMRKNLSDKFDMVRKNESCRIYSEACLELCREMNIKAIDLWTAMQKIDDWKNRCFTDGIHFTSEGSKVVVKEILKVIEEADLEPSLHWRIMPAEFSEDSPYDPVSPAGVNVNISNSNLNFTES; from the exons atgGTTGGACCAGCAAGACCACAGTTTGTGCTGTTTGGTTCATCAATTGTTCAGATGAGCTATGGAAATAATGGGTGGGGTGCTGTTCTTGCTGATTTGTATGCTCgcaag GCTGATATCTTATTGCGAGGATACTCCGGCTGGAATTCAAGGCGGGCTCTACAGGTTCTGGATCAGGTTTTTCCGAAG GAGGCAGCTATACAACCTTCACTGGTGATAGTCTATTTTGGAGGTAATGATTCAATTCATCCTCACCCAACTGGCCTTGGCCCTCATGTTCCTCTTCCTGAATATATTGACAACATGAGAAAAATCGCGCTTCATCTCAAG AGCCTTTCGGACGCCACTCGGCTCATTTTTCTGAGTTCTCCTCCTGTCAATGATGATCAAATGAGAAAAAACCTAAG CGATAAATTCGATATGGTTCGGAAGAACGAGAGCTGCCGGATATACTCAGAAGCATGTTTGGAGTTGTGTAGGGAGATGAACATAAAAGCAATTGATCTTTGGACAGCAATGCAGAAAATTGATGATTGGAAGAACCGTTGTTTTAC AGATGGAATCCATTTTACTTCAGAGGGGAGCAAGGTTGTAGTGAAGGAGATCCTGAAGGTTATTGAAGAAGCAGACTTGGAACCGAGTCTACATTGGAGGATAATGCCTGCAGAATTTTCCGAGGATTCGCCGTATGATCCGGTCAGTCCTGCTGGGGTCAATGTGAACATCTCGAATTCGAATCTAAACTTTACGGAATCATGA